Proteins encoded in a region of the Streptomyces akebiae genome:
- a CDS encoding sodium-translocating pyrophosphatase, with protein sequence MAGLSTPQRFDHTANFAAAVLTDDNRIIVMVIGVVALAALVVAGVLVRQVLAAGEGTDSMKKIATAIQEGANAYLARQLRTLGVFAVVVFFLLMLLPADDWNQRAGRSVFFLIGAAFSAATGYIGMWLAVRSNVRVAAAAREATPAEGEPEKDLTAVSHKAMKIAFRTGGVVGMFTVGLGLLGASCVVLVYAADAPKVLEGFGLGAALIAMFMRVGGGIFTKAADVGADLVGKVEQGIPEDDPRNAATIADNVGDNVGDCAGMAADLFESYAVTLVAALILGKAAFGDSGLAFPLIVPAIGVITAMIGIFAVAPRRTDRSGMSAINRGFFISAVISLVLVAIAVYAYLPSSYADLEGVTDTAIAGHEGDPRVLAVVAVAIGILLAALIQQLTGYFTETSRRPVKDIGKSSLTGAATVVLAGISIGLESAVYTALLIGLGVYGAFLLGGTSIMLALFAVALAGTGLLTTVGVIVAMDTFGPVSDNAQGIAEMSGDVEGAGAQVLTDLDAVGNTTKAITKGIAIATAVLAAAALFGSYRDAILTAANDVGEKVSGEGAPMNLMMDISQPNNLVGLIAGAAVVFLFSGLAINAVSRSAGAVVYEVRRQFREHPGIMDYSEKPEYGRVVDICTKDALRELATPGLLAVMAPIAIGFSLGVGALGAYLAGAIGTGTLMAVFLANSGGAWDNAKKLVEDGHHGGKGSEAHAATVIGDTVGDPFKDTAGPAINPLLKVMNLVALLIAPAVVQFSYGEDKSVALRVAIAVASIAVIVGAVYVSKRRGIAVGDEGNSERMAKSADPAVVS encoded by the coding sequence ATGGCGGGGCTTTCTACCCCTCAAAGGTTTGACCACACCGCGAACTTCGCAGCCGCGGTGCTCACCGACGACAACCGGATCATCGTCATGGTGATCGGCGTCGTGGCCCTGGCAGCACTCGTCGTCGCCGGGGTCCTGGTGCGCCAGGTGCTCGCGGCGGGTGAGGGCACCGACAGCATGAAGAAGATCGCGACGGCCATCCAGGAAGGCGCGAACGCCTATCTGGCACGGCAGTTGCGTACGCTCGGCGTATTCGCCGTCGTCGTGTTCTTCCTGCTCATGCTGCTGCCCGCGGACGACTGGAATCAGCGCGCCGGGCGATCGGTGTTCTTCTTGATCGGCGCGGCGTTCTCGGCGGCCACCGGCTATATCGGTATGTGGCTCGCCGTGCGCAGCAATGTGCGCGTCGCCGCGGCGGCCCGGGAAGCGACACCGGCGGAAGGTGAGCCGGAAAAGGATCTCACCGCCGTCTCGCACAAGGCGATGAAGATCGCATTTCGCACCGGCGGCGTCGTCGGCATGTTCACGGTGGGGCTCGGCCTCCTCGGCGCGTCCTGCGTGGTCCTCGTCTACGCGGCCGACGCACCGAAGGTGCTGGAGGGCTTCGGCCTCGGAGCCGCGCTCATCGCCATGTTCATGAGGGTCGGCGGCGGCATCTTCACCAAGGCCGCCGACGTCGGCGCCGACCTGGTCGGCAAGGTCGAGCAGGGCATTCCGGAGGACGATCCGCGCAATGCCGCGACCATCGCCGACAACGTGGGCGACAACGTCGGCGACTGCGCGGGCATGGCGGCCGACCTCTTCGAGTCGTACGCCGTGACGCTCGTCGCCGCGCTGATCCTCGGCAAGGCGGCGTTCGGCGACTCCGGACTCGCGTTCCCGCTGATCGTGCCCGCGATCGGCGTGATCACCGCGATGATCGGCATCTTCGCGGTGGCACCCCGCCGCACCGACCGCAGCGGCATGTCCGCCATCAACCGCGGGTTCTTCATCTCCGCGGTGATCTCGCTGGTGCTCGTCGCCATCGCCGTCTACGCCTATCTGCCCTCGTCGTACGCCGACCTCGAAGGGGTCACGGACACGGCGATCGCGGGTCACGAGGGCGATCCGCGGGTCCTCGCGGTCGTCGCCGTGGCCATCGGCATCCTGCTGGCCGCGCTGATCCAGCAACTGACCGGCTACTTCACCGAGACCAGCAGGCGTCCCGTCAAGGACATTGGCAAGAGCTCGCTCACCGGCGCGGCCACCGTCGTCCTCGCCGGTATCTCCATCGGTCTCGAATCGGCCGTCTACACCGCCCTGTTGATCGGCCTCGGCGTCTACGGGGCCTTCCTGCTCGGCGGTACGTCGATCATGCTCGCGCTGTTCGCGGTGGCGCTGGCCGGCACCGGCCTGCTCACCACGGTCGGCGTCATCGTGGCCATGGACACCTTCGGGCCGGTCTCCGACAACGCGCAGGGCATCGCCGAGATGTCCGGCGACGTCGAAGGCGCGGGTGCGCAGGTGCTCACCGACCTGGACGCCGTCGGCAACACCACCAAAGCCATCACCAAGGGCATCGCCATCGCCACGGCCGTCCTCGCCGCCGCCGCGCTCTTCGGCTCGTACCGGGACGCGATCCTCACGGCCGCGAACGACGTCGGGGAGAAGGTCTCCGGCGAAGGCGCGCCCATGAACCTGATGATGGACATCTCGCAACCCAACAACCTCGTCGGGCTGATCGCGGGTGCCGCGGTCGTCTTCCTCTTCTCGGGGCTGGCGATCAACGCGGTCTCACGGTCGGCGGGCGCGGTGGTCTACGAGGTGCGGCGGCAGTTCCGCGAGCACCCCGGGATCATGGACTACAGCGAGAAGCCGGAGTACGGCCGGGTCGTCGACATCTGCACCAAGGACGCCCTGCGGGAACTGGCCACGCCCGGTCTGCTCGCCGTCATGGCGCCGATCGCGATCGGGTTCTCGCTCGGGGTCGGCGCGCTCGGCGCGTATCTCGCCGGTGCGATCGGGACCGGGACGCTGATGGCGGTGTTCCTCGCCAACTCCGGTGGTGCGTGGGACAACGCCAAGAAGCTCGTCGAGGACGGCCATCACGGCGGCAAGGGCAGCGAGGCCCATGCCGCGACCGTCATCGGCGACACCGTCGGGGACCCGTTCAAGGACACGGCGGGACCGGCCATCAACCCGCTGCTGAAGGTGATGAACCTGGTCGCACTGCTCATCGCGCCCGCCGTCGTCCAGTTCAGCTACGGAGAGGACAAGAGCGTCGCGTTGCGGGTCGCCATCGCCGTGGCCTCGATCGCCGTCATCGTCGGCGCGGTGTACGTGTCCAAGCGACGCGGGATCGCCGTGGGTGACGAAGGCAACTCCGAGCGGATGGCCAAGTCGGCGGATCCAGCGGTGGTTTCGTAG
- a CDS encoding serine/threonine-protein kinase, with amino-acid sequence MAGDTPEQGQGRIINDRYRLLRTLGAGGMGRVWLAYDEELACEVSMKEISLPDVPRDTTEPAQRIARARSEARHAARLRGHPHVATVHDVVLHEGLPWIVMEYVPDAIDLQAVVRQRGPLSPEQAARVGLAVLDALTAGHRIGILHRDVKPANILLAADASGDPYARVLLTDYGIALQPESREPRLTATAGILGTPGYLAPERARGEPPTPAADMFSLGATLYAAVEGRGPFDRHGEYATLTALLGEEPTPPARAGELAPVLHGLLIKDPVRRLSPEAVARGLERVAASGGESTPPGWGATPASAPGAFGPPPGTPGAPATPGTPGAPPGYVASAPPGYVAAGQHGLGGTPNTPGQPHTPGPPHTPYTPHTPGAPHTPGAPSAPNTPNTPAGGPPTPGGAAGAPSPYDPWRQGQQPRSPYDSYNPYGGGPSTPYGSPASGGATPYGATPGGRPSAYGGAGGGQAPPGYGATMGNQSLPYTANASAPYGTAGARPPGNAGFPTITAGSPPPPGGPKRKTPAAAVVAIVVAVLLVAGGGTWAAVNLTGGPDPKPSDTPDALASPPQSEYPYGKQAALKKALEVGDCVKAVWTGTAFDSVPDLGVVDCDEDWPDGQVVAIETASDPSDAKASGAQRCASQADPMAEALPDADVYALVPTKEGFAAAKGGTACLVLGKHVPIGGEVGRLRDVGTNLWPTQMAVGDCWDYATREDEGYDAPLTDCAEAHTDQVVGSVQAPDNMTFAGALAEGGKLCTNRFESSWAPGADLIVSGWVSAEEEWKKGFNKVVCTVRNADVSQTTGKIPTPGSV; translated from the coding sequence ATGGCGGGGGATACGCCGGAGCAGGGCCAGGGAAGGATCATCAACGACCGGTACCGGCTGCTGCGCACCCTGGGCGCGGGCGGCATGGGCCGGGTCTGGCTCGCGTACGACGAGGAGTTGGCCTGCGAGGTCTCCATGAAGGAGATCTCCCTGCCCGACGTCCCGAGGGACACGACCGAGCCCGCCCAGCGCATCGCCCGGGCCCGCAGCGAGGCCCGGCACGCCGCGCGGCTGCGCGGTCATCCCCACGTGGCCACGGTCCACGACGTGGTGCTCCACGAGGGCCTGCCGTGGATCGTCATGGAGTACGTGCCGGACGCGATCGACCTCCAGGCGGTCGTACGGCAGCGGGGGCCGCTCTCGCCCGAGCAGGCCGCCCGGGTCGGGCTCGCCGTCCTCGACGCCCTCACCGCGGGGCACCGGATCGGCATACTCCACCGGGACGTGAAACCGGCCAACATCCTGCTCGCGGCCGACGCCTCGGGCGACCCCTACGCGCGCGTGCTGCTCACCGACTACGGCATCGCGCTCCAGCCGGAGTCCCGCGAACCCAGGCTCACCGCCACCGCCGGCATCCTCGGCACCCCCGGGTATCTGGCGCCCGAGCGGGCCCGGGGCGAGCCGCCGACGCCGGCCGCCGACATGTTCTCGCTCGGCGCCACGCTGTACGCGGCGGTCGAGGGCCGCGGCCCCTTCGACCGGCACGGCGAGTACGCGACGCTCACGGCCCTGCTCGGCGAGGAACCGACGCCTCCCGCCCGCGCCGGTGAACTGGCGCCCGTCCTGCACGGGTTGCTCATCAAGGACCCCGTGCGCCGACTCTCGCCGGAGGCCGTGGCGCGCGGCCTGGAGCGGGTGGCCGCCTCGGGCGGCGAGTCGACCCCGCCGGGCTGGGGTGCCACCCCCGCGTCGGCACCCGGCGCGTTCGGGCCGCCCCCCGGAACGCCCGGGGCTCCCGCCACACCCGGCACGCCCGGTGCTCCTCCGGGGTACGTGGCGAGCGCGCCGCCGGGGTACGTGGCCGCCGGGCAGCACGGCCTCGGGGGCACGCCGAACACACCGGGCCAACCCCACACGCCCGGTCCACCCCACACGCCGTACACACCGCACACCCCGGGGGCCCCGCACACGCCCGGCGCGCCCTCGGCGCCGAACACGCCGAACACTCCCGCCGGTGGCCCGCCCACACCGGGCGGCGCGGCGGGCGCCCCCTCGCCGTACGACCCGTGGCGGCAGGGACAACAGCCGCGCAGCCCCTACGACAGCTACAACCCGTACGGGGGCGGCCCGTCCACGCCCTACGGGAGCCCGGCGAGCGGCGGGGCCACGCCCTACGGAGCCACCCCCGGCGGTCGGCCGTCGGCGTACGGCGGCGCCGGAGGCGGTCAGGCGCCGCCGGGGTACGGCGCCACCATGGGCAACCAGTCGCTGCCGTACACGGCCAACGCGTCGGCACCGTACGGCACGGCCGGCGCACGGCCGCCGGGGAACGCGGGGTTCCCGACCATCACGGCCGGGAGCCCGCCGCCGCCCGGTGGGCCGAAGCGGAAGACGCCCGCGGCGGCGGTCGTCGCGATCGTGGTCGCCGTGCTGCTCGTGGCGGGCGGCGGTACGTGGGCCGCGGTGAACCTGACGGGCGGCCCGGACCCCAAGCCCTCCGACACCCCGGACGCGCTGGCGTCGCCGCCGCAGTCGGAGTATCCCTACGGCAAGCAGGCGGCCCTCAAGAAGGCCCTGGAGGTGGGGGACTGCGTCAAGGCGGTGTGGACGGGGACGGCGTTCGACTCGGTGCCCGACCTCGGGGTGGTGGACTGCGACGAGGACTGGCCGGACGGCCAGGTCGTGGCGATAGAGACGGCGTCGGACCCCTCCGACGCCAAGGCCAGCGGTGCGCAGCGCTGCGCCAGCCAGGCCGACCCGATGGCCGAGGCCCTGCCCGACGCGGACGTCTACGCGCTCGTCCCGACGAAGGAGGGCTTCGCCGCGGCCAAGGGCGGTACGGCATGTCTCGTCCTCGGCAAGCACGTCCCGATCGGCGGCGAGGTGGGCCGACTCCGTGACGTGGGCACGAACCTGTGGCCCACGCAGATGGCCGTCGGTGACTGCTGGGACTACGCGACCAGGGAGGACGAGGGGTACGACGCCCCGCTGACCGACTGTGCCGAAGCGCACACCGACCAGGTCGTCGGATCGGTGCAGGCACCCGACAACATGACCTTCGCCGGCGCCCTCGCCGAAGGCGGAAAGCTGTGCACCAACAGGTTCGAGTCGAGTTGGGCGCCAGGAGCTGACCTGATCGTGTCGGGATGGGTCTCCGCCGAAGAGGAATGGAAGAAGGGCTTCAACAAGGTGGTGTGCACGGTGCGCAACGCCGACGTGTCGCAGACGACCGGGAAGATACCCACGCCCGGCTCGGTCTGA
- the topA gene encoding type I DNA topoisomerase produces the protein MSPTSETAKGGRRLVIVESPAKAKTIKGYLGPGYIVEASVGHIRDLPNGAAEVPEQYTGEVRRLGVDVEHDFAPIYVVNADKKAQVRKLKDLLKESDELFLATDEDREGEAIAWHLQEVLKPKVPVKRMVFHEITKAAIQAAVANPRELNQRLVDAQETRRILDRLYGYEVSPVLWKKVMPRLSAGRVQSVATRLVVERERERIAFRSAEYWDLTGTFATGRAGDASDPSSLVARLQSVDGRRVAQGRDFDSLGQIKGANVLHLDEANARALAAALENTRFAVRSVESKPYRRSPYAPFRTTTLQQEASRKLGFGAKATMQVAQKLYENGFITYMRTDSTTLSDTAVAAARAQVTQLYGGDYLPAQPRTYAGKVKNAQEAHEAIRPSGDRFRTPAETGLTGDQFKLYELIWKRTVASQMKDATGNSVTVKIGGTASDGRDAEFSASGKTITFHGFLKAYVEGADDPNAELDDRERRLPQVNQGDPLSAEEITVDGHATKPPARYTEASLVKELEEREIGRPSTYASIIGTILDRGYVFKKGTALVPSFLSFAVVNLLEKHFGRLVDYDFTAKMEDDLDRIARGEAQAVPWLKRFYFGEGPGSGGTAAEAGNGDGDHLGGLKELVTDLGAIDAREVSSFPVGSGIVLRVGRYGPYIERGEKDAEGHQRADIPEDLAPDELSVELAEELLAKPSGDFELGADPATGHQIVAKDGRYGPYVTEILPEGTPKTGKNAVKPRTASLFKSMTLDTVTLDDALKLMSLPRVVGADAEGQEITAQNGRYGPYLKKGTDSRSLQSEEQLFTITLEEALQIYAQPKQRGRAAAKPPLKELGEDPVSGKPVVVKDGRFGPYVTDGETNATLRSGDSVEEITPERGFELLAEKRAKAPAKKTAKKAPAKKTATKKAAPAKKTAAKKTTASKTAVAKKAAPAKKAAAKKATSAGESA, from the coding sequence TTGTCCCCGACCAGCGAGACCGCGAAGGGCGGCCGCCGACTCGTGATCGTCGAGTCGCCTGCCAAGGCGAAGACGATCAAGGGCTATCTCGGCCCCGGCTACATCGTCGAGGCGAGCGTGGGGCACATCCGCGACCTTCCGAACGGCGCCGCGGAGGTGCCCGAGCAGTACACCGGCGAGGTGCGCCGCCTCGGCGTGGACGTCGAGCATGACTTCGCGCCCATCTACGTCGTCAACGCGGACAAGAAGGCCCAGGTCAGGAAGCTCAAGGACCTGCTGAAGGAGTCCGACGAACTCTTCCTCGCCACCGATGAGGACCGCGAGGGCGAGGCCATCGCCTGGCACCTCCAGGAGGTGCTCAAGCCCAAGGTCCCGGTCAAGCGGATGGTCTTCCACGAGATCACCAAGGCCGCGATCCAGGCCGCCGTCGCCAACCCGCGCGAGCTGAACCAGCGCCTCGTCGACGCCCAGGAGACCCGCCGCATCCTCGACCGCCTCTACGGCTACGAGGTCTCGCCGGTCCTGTGGAAGAAGGTCATGCCGCGCCTGTCGGCGGGCCGCGTCCAGTCCGTCGCGACGCGGCTCGTCGTGGAGCGGGAGCGGGAGCGGATCGCCTTCCGCTCGGCCGAGTACTGGGACCTGACCGGTACCTTCGCGACCGGCCGCGCCGGTGACGCCTCCGACCCGTCGTCGCTGGTCGCACGCCTGCAGTCGGTGGACGGCCGCCGCGTCGCCCAGGGCCGCGACTTCGACTCGCTGGGGCAGATCAAGGGCGCGAACGTCCTCCACCTCGACGAGGCGAACGCCCGAGCGCTCGCCGCCGCCCTGGAGAACACCCGGTTCGCGGTCCGGTCCGTCGAGTCCAAGCCGTACCGCCGCTCGCCGTACGCCCCCTTCCGTACGACGACGCTCCAGCAGGAGGCCTCGCGCAAGCTCGGCTTCGGGGCGAAGGCGACGATGCAGGTGGCGCAGAAGCTGTACGAGAACGGCTTCATCACCTACATGCGTACGGACTCCACGACGCTCAGCGACACCGCCGTGGCCGCCGCCCGCGCCCAGGTCACCCAGCTGTACGGCGGCGACTACCTGCCGGCGCAGCCGCGTACGTACGCCGGGAAGGTCAAGAACGCGCAGGAGGCGCACGAGGCGATCCGCCCCTCGGGTGATCGTTTCCGCACGCCCGCCGAGACCGGGCTGACCGGTGACCAGTTCAAGCTGTACGAGTTGATCTGGAAGCGGACCGTCGCCTCCCAGATGAAGGACGCCACGGGCAACAGCGTCACCGTCAAGATCGGTGGCACCGCCTCCGACGGCCGGGACGCCGAGTTCAGCGCCTCCGGAAAGACGATCACCTTCCACGGCTTCCTCAAGGCCTACGTCGAGGGCGCCGACGACCCGAACGCCGAGCTCGACGACCGTGAGCGTCGGCTGCCGCAGGTCAACCAGGGCGACCCGCTCTCCGCCGAGGAGATCACGGTCGACGGGCACGCCACCAAGCCCCCGGCCCGCTACACCGAGGCGTCGCTGGTCAAGGAGCTCGAAGAACGCGAGATCGGCCGCCCGTCGACGTACGCGTCGATCATCGGCACCATCCTCGACCGGGGCTATGTGTTCAAGAAGGGCACGGCGCTCGTGCCGTCCTTCCTGAGCTTCGCCGTGGTCAACCTCCTGGAGAAGCACTTCGGGCGGCTCGTCGACTACGACTTCACCGCCAAGATGGAGGACGACCTCGACCGCATCGCGCGCGGCGAGGCCCAGGCGGTGCCGTGGCTGAAGCGGTTCTACTTCGGCGAGGGCCCGGGCTCCGGCGGCACGGCGGCCGAGGCCGGCAACGGCGACGGCGACCACCTCGGTGGACTCAAGGAACTGGTGACCGACCTGGGCGCGATCGACGCGCGCGAGGTGTCGTCGTTCCCCGTCGGCAGCGGCATCGTGCTGCGCGTCGGGCGTTACGGCCCGTACATCGAGCGTGGGGAGAAGGACGCCGAGGGGCACCAGCGCGCCGACATCCCCGAGGACCTGGCCCCGGACGAGCTGAGCGTCGAACTGGCGGAGGAACTGCTGGCCAAGCCCAGCGGCGACTTCGAACTGGGCGCGGACCCGGCGACCGGCCACCAGATCGTCGCCAAGGACGGGCGCTACGGGCCGTACGTCACGGAGATCCTGCCCGAGGGCACGCCGAAGACGGGCAAGAACGCCGTCAAGCCGCGTACGGCCTCGCTGTTCAAGTCGATGACCCTGGACACGGTCACCCTGGACGACGCGTTGAAGCTGATGTCGCTGCCGCGCGTGGTCGGTGCCGACGCGGAGGGCCAGGAGATCACCGCGCAGAACGGGCGGTACGGGCCGTATCTGAAGAAGGGCACGGACTCGCGTTCGCTGCAGTCCGAGGAGCAGCTCTTCACGATCACTCTCGAAGAGGCGCTGCAGATCTACGCCCAGCCCAAGCAGCGGGGGCGGGCCGCCGCCAAGCCGCCGCTGAAGGAACTGGGCGAGGACCCCGTCAGCGGGAAGCCGGTCGTGGTGAAGGACGGCCGTTTCGGGCCGTACGTCACCGATGGCGAGACCAACGCGACCCTGCGGTCCGGGGACAGCGTGGAGGAGATCACGCCCGAGCGCGGCTTCGAACTGCTGGCGGAGAAGCGGGCGAAGGCGCCCGCCAAGAAGACGGCCAAGAAGGCGCCGGCGAAGAAGACGGCGACCAAGAAGGCCGCGCCGGCGAAGAAGACCGCCGCCAAGAAGACCACCGCTTCGAAGACGGCCGTGGCCAAGAAGGCGGCTCCCGCGAAGAAGGCGGCAGCGAAGAAGGCGACGTCGGCAGGGGAGAGCGCCTAA
- the bldG gene encoding anti-sigma factor antagonist BldG, translated as MDLSLSTRTVGDRTVVEVGGEIDVYTAPKLREQLVELVNDGSFHLVVDMEGVDFLDSTGLGVLVGGLKRVRAHEGSLRLVCNQERILKIFRITGLTKVFPIHTSVDEAVAATD; from the coding sequence GTGGACCTGTCCCTGTCGACCCGTACCGTCGGCGATCGTACGGTCGTCGAGGTCGGTGGCGAAATCGACGTTTATACCGCGCCCAAGCTGCGTGAGCAGCTGGTCGAGCTGGTCAACGACGGGAGTTTCCACCTCGTCGTCGACATGGAGGGCGTCGACTTCCTCGACTCCACCGGGCTCGGCGTACTGGTGGGCGGCCTGAAGCGAGTACGGGCCCATGAGGGCTCGCTGCGCCTGGTGTGCAACCAGGAGCGGATTTTGAAGATCTTCCGCATCACCGGTCTGACCAAGGTGTTCCCGATTCACACCTCGGTCGACGAAGCGGTGGCGGCCACTGACTGA
- a CDS encoding ATP-binding protein, whose product MATVELRFSALPEHVRTARLVAAAVARRAGVDEAVLDEVRLAVGEACTRAVGLHQSSGISAPVRVSLIEEEKQFSIEVGDEAPHAVPGDRSSGAGGDADAEIEEDDMGLAVISGLVDDVEVTADENGGLIRMTWPTTPSVAVVP is encoded by the coding sequence ATGGCCACCGTTGAACTCCGCTTCAGCGCGCTGCCCGAGCACGTCAGGACCGCCCGGCTGGTGGCGGCAGCGGTGGCGCGCAGGGCCGGAGTGGACGAGGCCGTCCTCGACGAGGTCAGGTTGGCCGTCGGCGAGGCGTGCACCCGTGCCGTCGGACTGCATCAGAGCAGCGGTATCTCGGCGCCGGTGCGGGTGTCGCTGATCGAGGAGGAGAAGCAGTTCTCCATCGAGGTGGGCGACGAGGCGCCGCACGCCGTTCCCGGTGACCGGTCATCGGGTGCCGGCGGGGATGCGGACGCCGAGATCGAGGAGGACGACATGGGCCTAGCGGTCATCAGCGGCCTCGTCGACGACGTGGAGGTCACCGCCGACGAGAACGGCGGGCTGATCCGCATGACCTGGCCGACGACTCCGTCGGTCGCGGTCGTGCCCTGA
- a CDS encoding DUF7059 domain-containing protein, translating into MSDSRLSSLPSVDRSDVAARLREALLGAEFTADGLLELLGASAYAALARSEVVPALRATRGDTALEALVRLFLLQEPVVRARVEGVLPVDACVESGWLVRVGDDGDEVAATVDVRPYGGPDGEDWFIVSDLGCAVGGAGGIGSRDEGVVLGVGGASTTLAGITVRTPVAAALDLGTGSGIQALHAAQHATRVTATDLNPRALHITSLTLALSGAPAAELREGSLFEPVGADETYDLIVSNPPFVISPGARLTYRDGGMGGDDLCRTLVSQAGERLKEGGYAQFLANWQHVEGEDWQERLRSWVPRGCDAWIVQREVQDVTQYAELWLRDAGDHRGDVAEYQARYDAWLDEFEVRKVKGVGFGWITLRKSAAAGSEPSITVEEWPHPVEQPLGETVRQHFARVDYLRANDDAALLAAHFRLTAEVVQEQVGLPGAEDPEHVVLRQNRGMRRATKVDTVGAGFAGVCDGTLSAGRILDAIAQLVGEDPVALRDRTPVQIRLLVEQGFLEPAR; encoded by the coding sequence GTGAGTGACTCCAGACTGTCTTCGTTGCCCTCTGTCGATCGGTCCGATGTCGCCGCGCGGTTGCGGGAGGCGTTGCTCGGTGCCGAATTCACCGCTGACGGGTTGCTCGAGCTGCTCGGTGCCTCCGCCTACGCGGCCCTCGCGCGGAGTGAGGTCGTGCCGGCGCTCAGGGCGACGCGGGGCGACACGGCGCTGGAGGCGCTGGTGCGGCTGTTCCTGCTGCAGGAGCCGGTCGTACGCGCGCGCGTGGAGGGCGTGCTGCCTGTCGACGCGTGCGTCGAGAGCGGATGGCTTGTTCGGGTCGGTGACGACGGGGACGAGGTCGCCGCCACCGTCGACGTGCGGCCGTACGGCGGCCCCGACGGCGAGGACTGGTTCATCGTGTCCGACCTGGGCTGCGCCGTCGGCGGGGCCGGGGGGATCGGGAGCCGGGACGAGGGCGTCGTGCTGGGGGTCGGTGGGGCGTCCACGACGCTGGCCGGCATCACCGTACGGACGCCCGTCGCCGCGGCCCTCGACCTCGGGACCGGTTCCGGCATCCAGGCGCTGCACGCCGCACAGCACGCCACGCGCGTGACGGCGACCGATCTCAACCCGCGCGCGCTGCACATCACGTCGCTCACACTGGCGCTCTCCGGAGCCCCCGCCGCCGAGCTGCGGGAGGGCTCGCTCTTCGAGCCGGTCGGGGCGGACGAGACGTACGACCTCATCGTGTCGAACCCACCGTTCGTGATCTCGCCCGGCGCCCGGCTGACGTACCGCGACGGCGGGATGGGTGGGGACGACCTGTGCCGCACGCTCGTCTCGCAGGCGGGGGAGCGGCTGAAGGAGGGCGGGTACGCGCAGTTCCTCGCCAACTGGCAGCACGTGGAGGGGGAGGACTGGCAGGAGCGGCTCAGGTCGTGGGTCCCGCGCGGCTGCGACGCGTGGATCGTGCAGCGCGAGGTCCAGGACGTCACGCAGTACGCCGAGTTGTGGCTGCGGGACGCGGGCGACCACCGCGGTGACGTCGCCGAGTACCAGGCGCGGTACGACGCGTGGCTGGACGAGTTCGAGGTGCGGAAGGTCAAGGGCGTCGGGTTCGGGTGGATCACGCTGCGGAAGTCGGCCGCCGCGGGGTCCGAGCCCTCGATCACCGTGGAGGAGTGGCCGCATCCGGTCGAACAGCCGCTCGGTGAGACGGTGCGGCAGCACTTCGCGCGCGTCGACTACCTGCGGGCGAACGACGACGCCGCCCTCCTCGCGGCACACTTCCGGCTCACCGCCGAGGTCGTCCAGGAGCAGGTCGGGCTGCCCGGCGCCGAGGACCCCGAGCATGTGGTGCTGCGTCAGAACCGTGGCATGCGGCGGGCCACGAAGGTGGACACGGTCGGCGCCGGATTCGCCGGTGTGTGCGACGGCACGCTCAGCGCCGGACGCATTCTGGACGCCATCGCCCAACTCGTCGGCGAGGACCCGGTGGCCCTGCGCGACCGGACCCCGGTCCAGATCCGCCTCCTCGTCGAACAGGGGTTCCTCGAACCGGCCCGGTGA
- a CDS encoding small secreted protein, translated as MEGTNPVNKKLAAALSGGAVLVLALSGCGGDDETNDKLNSWAKEVCDSVQPQIKKIAAANASIQKETSDDSAPADVQKADSQGFQDISDAYKAMATAIQQAGAPDVEDGEKKQKAAVAELNQLSTAYGELKKKSDALNIKDQAKFADGLEGVATELEKLSKTGSDALKELEKGEVGQAMAEQQSCKSATTSGAASAPAVPTKS; from the coding sequence ATGGAAGGGACCAATCCGGTGAACAAGAAGCTCGCGGCCGCACTGTCCGGCGGTGCGGTACTGGTACTGGCGCTGTCCGGCTGCGGCGGCGACGACGAGACGAACGACAAGCTGAACTCCTGGGCCAAGGAGGTCTGCGACTCGGTGCAGCCGCAGATCAAGAAGATCGCGGCGGCCAACGCCTCGATCCAGAAGGAGACCTCGGACGACAGCGCGCCGGCGGACGTGCAGAAGGCCGACTCCCAGGGCTTCCAGGACATCTCCGACGCCTACAAGGCGATGGCGACGGCCATTCAGCAGGCCGGCGCGCCGGACGTCGAGGACGGCGAGAAGAAGCAGAAGGCCGCGGTGGCCGAGCTGAACCAGCTGTCCACGGCTTACGGGGAGCTGAAGAAGAAGTCCGACGCCCTGAACATCAAGGACCAGGCGAAGTTCGCGGACGGGCTCGAAGGGGTCGCGACGGAGCTGGAGAAGCTCAGCAAGACCGGGAGCGACGCGCTGAAGGAGCTGGAGAAGGGGGAGGTCGGGCAGGCGATGGCCGAGCAGCAGAGCTGCAAGTCCGCGACCACGTCCGGCGCTGCCTCGGCACCGGCTGTGCCCACGAAGAGCTGA